The Syntrophorhabdus sp. genomic sequence GGCCCGGTTCATCGTTCCACTCGCCCGGGCCGCGGTGGCCGTCGGCGTGGAAGGCGTGTTCATGGAGGTCCACCCCGATCCGAAGCGGGCCCTCTGCGACGGGGACAATTCCCTTCCCCTCGACGACCTCGAAGGTGTCCTTCGGACCCTCAAGAGGATAGAGGAGGCCCTGTGGACCACGTAGGAACGGGAAAAGATGTCCTGAGGAAGGAGGCCGAGGCCCTCCTCAAGGTCATGGAAGGACTCGACGACACCTTCACCAGGGCGGCGGAGATCATATTCGCCTGCGCGGGCAGGGTCGTCCTGACGGGCATGGGCAAGTCGGGGCTCGTCTGCAAGAAGATCGCCGCCACGCTGTCGAGCACGGGCACGCCGGCACTATTCGTCCACCCCGCCGATTCCCTCCACGGCGACCTGGGAATGCTCCAGCGCGGCGACGTGCTCATCGTCGTCAGCAACAGCGGCGACACGGAGGAGGTGGTCAGGATAATCCCCTGGGTGAAGCGCCTCGACATCCCGCTCGTCGCCATAACGGGAGACGCCGCGTCCACCATCGCCCGGCTCAGCGATGTGGCCCTCGTCGTGAACGTGGAGGAAGCCTGTCCCTACAACGTGGTGCCCACCTCGAGCACCACGGCCACCCTCGCGCTCGGCGACGCCCTCGCCATTGCCGTCATGGAAAGGCGCGCCTTCAAGGTGGAAGACTTCGCCTCTCTCCACCCCGGGGGCTCCCTGGGGAGGAAGCTCTTTCTCAGGGTGGAGGACCTCATGCACACAGGCGAGTCCCTCCCCGGTGTGTCGGTGGAGACGTCCAT encodes the following:
- a CDS encoding KpsF/GutQ family sugar-phosphate isomerase — translated: MEGLDDTFTRAAEIIFACAGRVVLTGMGKSGLVCKKIAATLSSTGTPALFVHPADSLHGDLGMLQRGDVLIVVSNSGDTEEVVRIIPWVKRLDIPLVAITGDAASTIARLSDVALVVNVEEACPYNVVPTSSTTATLALGDALAIAVMERRAFKVEDFASLHPGGSLGRKLFLRVEDLMHTGESLPGVSVETSMKDAILEITSKRLGVTGVYDGKGRLAGIITDGDLRRAIERYDDSLLAKTAGDVMTARPKVVRRDALAAYALKKMEEFSITSLFVVDDERDARPVGIIHIHDLLRAKVV